From one Streptomyces sp. R41 genomic stretch:
- a CDS encoding helix-turn-helix transcriptional regulator produces the protein MLETSARLLRLLSLLQAHREWSGADLADRLGVTPRTVRRDVDRLRELGYPVNASPGTGGGYQLGAGAELPPLLLDDDEAVAVAVGLRTAAGQGIEGIGETSVRALAKLEQVLPHRLRRRVGALNAFTVPMLRGPQPSAVDPAVLTELANLCRDSERLRFEYRDHGGAATRRTVEPHRLVCTERRWYLVAWDVDRDDWRTFRVDRIKPKPPHGPRFPPRTPPAEDLAAYVSKGVSTRAYASHAAIRLLVPLEEAAERISPSAGTLEADGTDSCVLRTGAASLDVMVIHVMLMGFEFEILEPAELTDAIRTSRDRLSRALDRASAQAPRTRDGAGRTPGTRSGPGAA, from the coding sequence ATGTTGGAGACATCGGCACGACTCCTGCGCCTGCTCTCGCTGCTGCAGGCCCACCGCGAATGGTCCGGGGCCGACCTGGCGGACCGCCTCGGCGTCACGCCCAGGACCGTCCGCCGCGATGTGGACCGGCTGCGCGAGCTGGGCTATCCCGTCAACGCCAGTCCCGGCACGGGCGGCGGCTACCAGCTCGGCGCGGGCGCCGAACTGCCGCCGCTGCTCCTGGACGACGACGAGGCGGTGGCCGTGGCGGTCGGGCTGCGCACGGCCGCCGGGCAGGGCATCGAGGGCATCGGCGAGACCTCCGTACGCGCCCTCGCCAAGCTCGAACAGGTGCTGCCGCACCGGCTGCGCCGCCGGGTGGGCGCCCTGAACGCGTTCACCGTGCCGATGCTGCGCGGCCCCCAGCCGTCGGCCGTCGACCCCGCCGTCCTCACCGAGCTGGCCAACCTGTGCCGCGACTCGGAGCGGCTGCGCTTCGAGTACCGCGACCACGGCGGTGCGGCCACCCGCCGTACGGTCGAACCGCACCGCCTGGTGTGCACCGAGCGCCGCTGGTACCTGGTCGCCTGGGACGTCGACCGCGACGACTGGCGTACGTTCCGGGTCGACCGCATCAAGCCCAAGCCGCCGCACGGACCGCGCTTCCCGCCCCGTACGCCACCGGCCGAGGACCTGGCGGCGTACGTCTCCAAGGGCGTCTCCACGCGCGCGTACGCCTCGCACGCCGCCATCAGGCTGCTCGTGCCCCTGGAGGAGGCGGCCGAGCGGATCTCACCCTCCGCCGGGACCCTGGAAGCCGACGGGACGGACAGCTGCGTTCTGCGCACCGGAGCGGCGAGCCTCGACGTGATGGTCATTCACGTGATGTTGATGGGCTTCGAGTTCGAGATCCTCGAACCCGCCGAGCTCACCGACGCGATCAGGACGTCCCGGGACCGGCTGTCTCGGGCTCTGGACCGGGCTTCGGCTCAAGCGCCGCGTACTCGGGATGGTGCAGGTCGAACGCCGGGGACTCGGAGCGGACCCGGGGCAGCGTGA